The genomic segment CCTACTGGGATGTAGAAAGCCTGGTTGGGTTTGACCGAGAAAGAAATACCCACCAATTTCGCCCACATAGGCTCCGGGTGGGTTGTTTCGGTATCTATGGCAAATCCCTGGGAAGCCTTTAACGTATTGACTATTTTATCTAATTGGGAGTGGGATAAAACGGTTACATATTCCTTAGAAGGGTTATTTTCAATTTTCTCCTCAGGGATCATCTCTTTCAAGATACTTTGGAACTCTAATTCTTGAAGGAGGGGAATTAATTCCGATCGATTAGGTTCGGAGAGACGAAACTCTTCTAGATTCCATTCCACAGGGACATGAGTGTCTAAAGTCACCAATTCTTTACTTTTTAAAGCCACTTCACCGTATTGTTTTAAATTTTCTCGTTGCCTGGCATTTTTGATTTTATCGACGTTTCGGAGAAGTTCTTCCACAGAACCATATTCCTGGATAAGCTTACCCGCCGTCTTTTCCCCGATACCCGGGACCCCTGGAACATTATCGCTCTGATCTCCCATCAATCCCAGAACATCTGGAATTTTCTCAGGTTCCACACCATACCGTTCCTTGACCTTTTCCACGTCATAAAGGACCCGGTGACCCATACGTTCACTTACGACCTGGATTTTATCTGAGACCAATTGGAGGAAATCTTTGTCCGGGCTGAAGATAATGGTACGAATTCCCATCTGTTCAGCTTTTTTGGCCAGTGTTCCAATCACATCATCCGCTTCATACCCCGGAATCTCCAGGATAGGGATATTAAGGGCCCGAATAAATCTCTTAATGTAAGGAATCTGTTGGACGAGGTCTGAAGGCATTCTGGAACGTTGGGCCTTATAGGCTGTAAACAACTCATGTCGAAAGGTAGGGGTCGCTGCATCGAAAACAACCGCCATATATTCAGGTTTCTCCTCTTTAAGAAGTTTCAGAATGATCCGGGAAAAGCCTAGAATAGCCCAGGTAGGAAGACCCGTTGAAGTAGATAGGGGAGTCTGAATGGCATAATAAAGCCGGTAAATACTAGAATTTCCATCTATTAGATATAAGGTTGGAGGTGAATCCATACTTAATTTATCCCACCTTTCTGAAGGAAAGTCAAGGATTTATTTGGGTAGAAAATACTTTAAGTTGGGGTAGTTTTTCTGTTTTATTGGAGAGAAGGAAGAGGATTCTGAAAAACGGGGTGGTAAGGCATGGGCGCCGGGATAAGAGTGAGATCCAGGAAGGGCCCCCTTTAATGTCAAACGAGATGTTTAACCTACTAACCTTCCCCCGCCTGGCAGGGGAAGGAACTTTGAAGTGGAGTTCCTTCCCCTGTGAAACCAGGGAGGGACCGGGTGAGGATGCCTTAACCTGGTGCGTATGGGGTTGTGGAGGAGCCGGTTCAAATACCGGCTCCCAGGGGAAGAGTCTATTTTACCAGGCTACAACCGGATTACCCGGTGATCCGGTAGCCCCTACCAATCTCAGGGGTGACCAGGCAAATAAAAATTCGTAGGCCTTTTCCTTGGATAACACCTCCAGATCCAGGTTTTCGAAATTACCTATTCCCCGACGGGCTACCAGATTCATGTGACAATAGGCAAAGGGTTCCGGAGCCGGATTTTTTGCAAAATCATAGGGCTCCAACCCCCAGGTATCAGAACCAATCATGGAAATCTTTTTGCTGGCCAGGTAGTCGCATACTTCTGGAGCCACCCCCGGCTCTCCGGAGCCAAACTCAGCATTAGCCTTGGCCATATCGGCCGGAGAAACCTTATCCGAGGGTCTTATTCCATCTGCATCCATATACCCCTTCCACAGTTGTATCCAACCGGTGCGAACCAGTACTACATCTCCCTGGGTCGGTTCACCAATTCCTTCTTTTTGTAGAGCTGCCTTAAAATCGGCCATGGTAATGGTATAACCCTTTTCCAATCGCTCGACCCCTTTTAAGGCAGGAATGTCAATGAGAATGCCCCGGGTAAAGTAACCTTTATGGGCAATGGTCTCCACACCGTCATATTTTAATCCACGACCGTTGAAGGTATCCTGCAAACGATGGCCGTTATACATGTAATCTCCATCTTTCCAGCCCGGGACCCCTTGAATCCGAATCATGGGATGACCGATACTATCAAATTGGGTACCAACCTGACCAATCTCTGCAACCAGAAACTCGTCATTGAAGGTCATCTTATATTGATCGCCTTGCCACTTAAAAGGGCCATGGAGTGGATTTCCGCCGCCAGGAATGGATAAGGCATAGGTACGACCGGGTACTAAGGGCATACCGTTATGATAGGGCATTCCAATGGTAATGGATTTTCCTTGTTTAACCAGTTTTGCTGCTTCAATCCTCTTCTGGGGTGTGATATAATTGGTCGCACCCGCCTGATCATCGGGACCAAACTCGCTGGGCCACCACTTTTCATCCACCGGATTGTTGGCTGCTAAAGCACGATCAGGTGTGGAAATAAATAGAAAGGCAACGACAAGGAGAGAAATTACGAAAATAGCTTTGATAATTTTCATACCTCAACCTCCTACAAGGAACTAACATAGACTTCCCCCCCTACCTTGTTTCCTTAGGGTAGTGAGTCTATCTGGTAAAGGTTTCCGTTATTTAATCCTAGCTAAATAAGAAGAATTCTTTTCAGTAATCAGGACTTCAGATGAAACCGTAAAGTTTTGTAAGTTGCCATCACCCCCTTTCAAAGATCCCTTTTTACTCGGGAAATTTTTTAAAAGATCGACCTCTCAAATTGACATGATTTGCATGTGGCGTCAACTACAAAGTTATTTTCTCTGAATAATTTGATCTCTCAATTTCCCAAAACGATCCTCTGTTATTTGAAAAGGTACCCTCGGTTACGTTCTATCTGCCGTATTACGATTTTTATATTCGTAATACTCTTCCCTGTCAACTCTAAACTTTCATTCTTTTATCTTTTTATGGAATTGGGTATCTTTGTTCTACGAAAAGAGGAGCAAGAAATCCTCTCCTGAAGGAATTTTGCCGTTGTTCTTTTTATTTATTTTAAATGAACAGCGATAGAGGATACCGCATAAACATGTACGGGCGGAAGGCCTTCCGCCCCATGTACGGGCGGAGGGCCCTCCGCCCCTACCGACATGGAAATTTTTGATGGGAGAAAAGACGGTCATCAGGGGAATGGGAGCCGGAGGTGCCCCAGGCTCTTATAGAGAACAGGTGTCTTACCAGACAACAATTGGATTACCCGGAGATCCTGTAGCACCAACTAATTTGAGAGGAGCCCAGGAAAACAGGAACTCATAGACTTTTTCTTTAGATAACCCTTCCATATCGATATTCTCGAAAATAGAGATCCCACGTCGAAGAATCAGGTTAACATGGCAAGGAGCAAAGGGTTCAGGAGAAGGATTTTTGGCAAAATCGAAAGGCTCCACGGATCCCTGGTCTACCAGCATCATAGAGATTTTTCTGCTTGCCAGGTACTCACAGAGTTCCGGAGAAACTCCCGGTTCGCCGGAGCCGAATTCAGCATTGGCCTTTGCCACCTCAGCAGGGCTACCTTTAATTCTTAATCCTTTCTCATCCAGGTAGCTTTTCCATAATTGGATCCAACCGGTACGGATAAGCACGACATCTCCCTGGGTCGCATCTCCAATTCCTTCCTTTTGTAAGGCTGCCTTATAATCATCCACCGTAATGGCATAACCTTTTTCCAATCGAGCTACCCCCTTTACCATGGGAACATCGATAAGAATACCCCGGGTAAAGTAACCAATATTGGCTGCATGTTCAACCCCATTTACCTGTAATCCACGGGCGTTGGGATAGTCTTCCAACCGACGTTTGTTGTACATGTAGTTCCCATCTTTCCAGCCTTCCACACCCTGAATACGCATCATGGGGTGACCCAGGCCGTCATATTGCGTTCCAACCTGTCCAATCTCGGCGGTTACGATTTCATCATTAAAAGTCTCCTTGAATTTATCGCCTTGCCAATTCAGAGGACCATGGAGGGGTTGCCCGGCACCTGGAATCATCAAGGTATAGGTACGCCCAGGAATCAGGGGCATACCCTGCTGATAAGGCATCCCGATGGTAAGCGATTTTCCTTGCTTAACCAGTTTTGCTGCCTCAATCCTCTTCTGGGGGGTAATATAATTGACCGCGCCGGCTTGGTCATCGGGACCAAACTCGCTGGGCCACCACTTTTCATCCACCGGATTGTTAGCTGCCTTAACCCTTATAGACATAAAACCCGCTATTGTTACAACGGTTATTGCAAAAATCATCGCTAAACTCGTAATTCTTCTCATACAAGGTCTCCTGGTTATTGGAAATAGTTTGTCAACAAATACCACTTCCCTTCTCAATGGTGGGAAATTCATTTGTTAACACCCTTTCCTCTTCAAGGATCAAAGGAAGTAGAATCTCTTTTTCTGAGGGATTATGACTGGATAGTCCAGAAACATTGGTCTGTTAGTTTCCATCACCTCCTTTTGGAAATCGTTTCTCAGGTAGGAGATCTCACAGATCATACATAGCATTGACATAACCTATTTCTGATGTCAATGATAAATTCTATTTTATATTATATTTGAAAAATTTAAGACTTTCTTCTGCCCGGCTAAGGACTTTAAGTAGGAGATTTTTTGGAGGTAGGCTGTATCCTGTTTTATCAAAGGGCTCAAAGCAACGGGGAAGGAACTTTCCCTGAAATGACTCTAAAAATTTACCCTTGTCAGAAGCTACAAGGGGTTTATAGAAGTGTCCTTAAAACTACCCTTTTTAGCAAAATGGTGGTCAGTTTTACGTTTCCAATCCCGTTAATACCACTTTGGTTCCGTCTACTTCTCGAACCGATACCCGAATCTGATACACCTTACTTAAGTTCTCCTCCGACAGGACCTCCTGGACACGACCCGTTAAAACCCTTTCACCCAAAATAGCTATGTGTTGTGCATAATTGATCATCAGATTAAGGTTATGGGTAGCCATCAGGATACTCAGATGGTTCTGATCATGGAGGGTTTTAATCAACTTCATCATGTTCCACTCTGAAGTTAAATCCATCCCACTGGTAGGTTCATCCAACACCAGGATCTGAGGTTCTGCTGCCAGGGCCCGGGCAATGAGCGTGCGTTGTTTCTGACCTCCGGAGAGTTCTTGAAAAAGTTTTGAAGCAAGATGAGCTATCCCCACATAATCTAAACTTCTCAGGGCAATTTGTCGGTCCAGTTTTCCGGGTTTTCTTCCGGGCCCTAACTTTTTAAACCGACCCATAAGAACAATCTCCATAACAGAAAGGGGAAAGATCTGATCTACTTCGCTATGTTGAGGAACATATCCCAGGGAAAGTTCCCGGGAGCCTTTCGGTGAAATCGTAAGAATCTTTCCCTGCAAGGGCCGCAAAACTCCAAGAATGGCCTTTAAGAGGGTCGTTTTTCCCGATCCATTTGGCCCTACAATTCCAAAAAAATCCCCTTCCTGAATCACAAGGTTTAGATTTTTCAATACAATACGGTTACCGTAACCAAGGGTTACGTCTTTAAACTCAATAAGGGGCTTCAAAAATCTGCTCCTTGCAAAATAAAGGGCGTCGCCGGGGAAGGAGAATTTTATTATTATCCAGCCCCGGCAGTTGCCGATTTTCTACCTTCAAGTAAAGGTAAAGTTATTTCACCACTTTACTTCACTTGGAAATTTCCAAAATATCAATCCCCCAGGGAAGTTCCCCCACCGGAATCATGGTTAAGACTTTGTTGGAAGCCGTATCTATAACCGCTACCGAGTTGGTTCGACCCACGGTTACATAAAGTTTCTTTCCATCTGGAGTCAAAGCAACCCACCAAGCCCTTATCCCCTGCTGCGGACCCTGGATCGGAATCGAGGTGATCAGTTTGAGTGTTGTTGCATCCAGAACTCTGACCTCATCCGAACGCCCATGGGCTATATAAAGTTTCTTTCCATCTGGAGAAACAGCTATTCCCACAGGCCTCTCTCCTAACTTAACGGTCTTTATCACCTGGTTCTTCTCCGGGTCAATCACATAAAGATCTCCCGAGCGTTCGTTGGATACATAGGCCCTTTTTCCATCTGGAGAAAAAGCCACACCCCGTGGATTTTGTCCCACGGGAATTTTTGCAATAACCTTGTGTTCTTGGGTAGAGATTACATAGACATCGTTGGAGCT from the Candidatus Limnocylindrales bacterium genome contains:
- a CDS encoding metal ABC transporter ATP-binding protein; the protein is MKPLIEFKDVTLGYGNRIVLKNLNLVIQEGDFFGIVGPNGSGKTTLLKAILGVLRPLQGKILTISPKGSRELSLGYVPQHSEVDQIFPLSVMEIVLMGRFKKLGPGRKPGKLDRQIALRSLDYVGIAHLASKLFQELSGGQKQRTLIARALAAEPQILVLDEPTSGMDLTSEWNMMKLIKTLHDQNHLSILMATHNLNLMINYAQHIAILGERVLTGRVQEVLSEENLSKVYQIRVSVREVDGTKVVLTGLET
- a CDS encoding amine dehydrogenase large subunit; the protein is MKYRFKLICSVVSFLLTFASSFNSSSAQGQLRAYVTNEKSNDVHVIDITTDKVITKISVGKRPRGIVITPDKTKAYVSNGNSNDITIIDIATNKVIDTIPGPEDPEGLDITPDGKQLYIVSENGAFTRVLGLPDHKQLADIPVGLEPETVVISPDGTKAYVPHESSNDVYVISTQEHKVIAKIPVGQNPRGVAFSPDGKRAYVSNERSGDLYVIDPEKNQVIKTVKLGERPVGIAVSPDGKKLYIAHGRSDEVRVLDATTLKLITSIPIQGPQQGIRAWWVALTPDGKKLYVTVGRTNSVAVIDTASNKVLTMIPVGELPWGIDILEISK
- a CDS encoding cyclase family protein, whose protein sequence is MKIIKAIFVISLLVVAFLFISTPDRALAANNPVDEKWWPSEFGPDDQAGATNYITPQKRIEAAKLVKQGKSITIGMPYHNGMPLVPGRTYALSIPGGGNPLHGPFKWQGDQYKMTFNDEFLVAEIGQVGTQFDSIGHPMIRIQGVPGWKDGDYMYNGHRLQDTFNGRGLKYDGVETIAHKGYFTRGILIDIPALKGVERLEKGYTITMADFKAALQKEGIGEPTQGDVVLVRTGWIQLWKGYMDADGIRPSDKVSPADMAKANAEFGSGEPGVAPEVCDYLASKKISMIGSDTWGLEPYDFAKNPAPEPFAYCHMNLVARRGIGNFENLDLEVLSKEKAYEFLFAWSPLRLVGATGSPGNPVVAW
- a CDS encoding cyclase family protein, yielding MRRITSLAMIFAITVVTIAGFMSIRVKAANNPVDEKWWPSEFGPDDQAGAVNYITPQKRIEAAKLVKQGKSLTIGMPYQQGMPLIPGRTYTLMIPGAGQPLHGPLNWQGDKFKETFNDEIVTAEIGQVGTQYDGLGHPMMRIQGVEGWKDGNYMYNKRRLEDYPNARGLQVNGVEHAANIGYFTRGILIDVPMVKGVARLEKGYAITVDDYKAALQKEGIGDATQGDVVLIRTGWIQLWKSYLDEKGLRIKGSPAEVAKANAEFGSGEPGVSPELCEYLASRKISMMLVDQGSVEPFDFAKNPSPEPFAPCHVNLILRRGISIFENIDMEGLSKEKVYEFLFSWAPLKLVGATGSPGNPIVVW